The genomic region CGGGGACTATTTTGCCGCCCATCAGGGCCGCCATGGCACCCTCCTCGGAATCGAAGCAGCGGGCCCGGCCTTCGAAGCGCATCATCTTTTCCGAGACTCCCGATTGCTTGACGACTGCACCATCGGGCGCCAGGTTTCCGTGCAGAATGGCGATCCCTCCCTCCGGGCGAACCGGGTCGCTTACCGGATGAACAACTTCCTCATCGACCCGGGCGACGCTGTCGACAATCTGTTTGACCGTCGGCCCGGTCAGGGTGGGATTGTCGGTGATGCGGTCACGCAACTGGTAAAGAACTGCAGCCACGCCGCCGGCAGCGTCGAGGTCCTCCATGAAGTGCTTGCCCCCGGGGTTCATCGAGGCAAGCTGGGGAGTCGTTCGACCGAGCTCATCAAAGGTCTCAAGCGGCAGCTCCACCCCGGCTTCCCGAGCGATCGCCAGCAGGTGCAGAACGGTGTTGCTCGAACCGCCCAGCGCCAGGTCGACACGGATGGCGTTTTCAAAGGCCGCTCGGGTCATGATTTGCCGAGGCGTGATGTTGTCGCGCACCAGTTGCACGATCCGTTCGCCGGAGGCGAAGGCGATACGTCGCTTCAGTGAGGAAACCGCCAGCGCGGTACCACAGCGCACCAGGCTCATGCCGAGGGTTTCAGTGAGGATGGCCATGGTGTTTGCCGTAAAGAGTCCCTGGCAGGAACCGGCCGTCGGGCAGGCCTGGTCCTCGCAAACCAGCAGCTCCTGGGCATCAATGACGCCAGCCTTGTAACGGGCCATCGCCTCGAAGGTGTCGGTGACGAAAGAGAAGCGTCGCCCCTCGGGACCGCGGCCGGCAAGCATC from Desulfuromonadales bacterium harbors:
- the ilvD gene encoding dihydroxy-acid dehydratase — translated: MTAKRSDAITKGFERAPQRALLMGTGVPREQMDRPFIGIATSFTDLIPGHIGMRDLERFIEKGVHSGGGYSFFFGIPGVCDGIAMGHKGMHYSLPTRELIADMVESVAEAHRLDGLVLLTNCDKITPGMLMAAARLDIPCLVVTAGPMLAGRGPEGRRFSFVTDTFEAMARYKAGVIDAQELLVCEDQACPTAGSCQGLFTANTMAILTETLGMSLVRCGTALAVSSLKRRIAFASGERIVQLVRDNITPRQIMTRAAFENAIRVDLALGGSSNTVLHLLAIAREAGVELPLETFDELGRTTPQLASMNPGGKHFMEDLDAAGGVAAVLYQLRDRITDNPTLTGPTVKQIVDSVARVDEEVVHPVSDPVRPEGGIAILHGNLAPDGAVVKQSGVSEKMMRFEGRARCFDSEEGAMAALMGGKIVPGEVVVIRYEGPKGGPGMREMLAPTATLMGLGLGESVALITDGRFSGGTRGPCIGHISPEA